DNA from Thermoplasmata archaeon:
CCCAGGTGGACCTCAGTTGGGTGATCCCCCTCGCGGTCCTTGCGGGCCTCGGCTTCGCAGCGTTGCTCACGCGGGATGTCCTGCGGCGAGACACGGGATCCGATGCGATGCGAGAAATCGCCGAGGCGATTCAGCAGGGTGCCCGGGCGTTCCTCCGCCGGCAATACAAGACGATCGCACTCATCGCTGCGACCCTCGCCGTCCTCTTTGCGGTAGCCCTCGGACTCCAGCGCGGATACGTCGCGGGCCTCGAGACGGCGGGGGCCTTCGCCCTCGGCGCGACGTTCTCCGCCCTCTCCGGCTACATCGGGATGCACATCGCGATCCGATCGAACATCCGGTCGGCCGCCGGGTCGCTGAAGTCCTTCAATGACGCCCTCGTTACCGCACTCCGCGGCGGCGCGGTCTCTGGCGTTTCGATTGTGAGCCTCTCACTCGCCGGCGTTGCGATTTTGTACTACGGCTATGGCGCCCTTGGTCCCCTGGCCAATCCGACGACGTACACCGCTTGCATCAACACGGGCCTGTTCACCGCCGCTCAGTGCACCGCGCAGGCGATGGAAGACAGCCTCGTCCTCTCGATCGTGGGCTTCGGCTTCGGGGCGAGCCTCGTCGCATTGTTTGCCCAGCTCGGAGGCGGCATCTATACGAAGGCCGCGGACGTCGGCGCGGACCTTGTCGGGAAGGTCGAGGCCGGCATTCCGGAAGACGATCCCCGAAATCCGGCGGTCATCGCGGATCTCGTGGGCGACAACGTGGGAGATTGCGCCGGCCGCGGCGCGGACCTGTTCGAGTCCACCGCGGCCGAGAACATCGGAGCGATGGTCCTGGGCGTCGTCCTATTCCAGTATTTCGGCGTGGCGGGAGTGATCTTCCCGCTTGTCGCTCGTGGGTTCGGCGTGATCGCGAGCATCGCCGGCGTGCTTGTCGTCCGAGCAGGGGAGGAAGAAGCGCCGATGACCGCATTGAACCGAGGATACATCGTCGCCTCAGTCCTGGCGGCAATTCTCTTCGGCGTGGCGGCGTGGGCGATGTTGAATCCCACCCTTCCGACGGCGACCGGCGGCTTGACGTGGGCCTACTACTGGCTATGCGGCATCACGGGCATGCTCACGGCGGTCATCTACGTTTGGGTCACGCAATACTATACGGAAGCCCGCTACCGGCCGGTGAGAGAGATCGCCTCGGCGTCGGAGACAGGTCCTGCGACGAACATCATCTCGGGCTTTTCCGTCGGCCTCGAAGCGACGGCGATTCCCGCCGTGGTGGTGTCGATCGCGATTCTGGCCTCGTACTGGCTGGGCGAATCGACGGGCATCCGGGGGGGCGGGATCTATGGAACCGCGATCGCGACGATGGGCATGCTCGCGACGGCCGCGTATATCCTGGCGATGGATACGTTCGGGCCCATCGTCGATAACGGGGCGGGAATCATCGAGATGTCTGGAATGTCGGAGAGCGCCCGCAGGAACATGGACAAGCTCGATGCGGCGGGCAACACGACGAAAGCGCTTACGAAAGGCTACGCGGTCGGAAGCGCGGCCCTGGCGGCGTTCCTGTTGTTCAATGCCTTCCTGACGGAGGCAAGGGTGAGTGCGGTCGACCTCGCCCATCCGGAGACCTTCATCGGCGCCTTTCTGGGCGGCGCACTCGTCTTCTTATTCAGTGCGTACGCGATCCGCGCGGTCGGACGGGCCGCGTGGGCGATCATCAAGGACGTGCGCGATCAATTCCATGAGGACTCGGGCATCATGTCCGGCACGTCGAAGCCGGACTACGCGCGGTCCGTCGACATCGCGACCCGGAGCGCCTTGCGGGAGATGGTCATTCCCGGCCTACTCGCGGTCGGCACGCCCATCGCGGTGGGGTTCTTCTTCCGGTTCGTACGCATCACGCCGGGGCTCCTTGCGGGGGAACCGCTTGGCGGCACCCTGATGGTCGGCACAATCGCGGGCGTGCTCATGGCCCTAGCCCTTAACACCGGCGGCGGCGCCTGGGACAATGCGAAGAAGTTCATCGAAGCGGGGAATCTCGGCGGGAAAGGGAGCGCGACGCACAAGGCTGCCGTCGTCGGAGACACCGTTGGCGATCCGTTTAAGGACACCGCGGGCCCGTCGTTGCACATCCTCGTCAAGCTCCTCTCGACGATCACGTTGGTCATCGCGCCTCTCCTGATCTAGCGGGAGGACGTGACGCCGCAAAGGCCTAAATAGAAGGACCCTCTTCGCACGGGAAGCCGGTTTTCATGTATCAACGGGTCCAGCGGGAGGACACGGTCCGGATCCCGCCGGAACGCCTCGGCGAGGACATCGACACGGTCTCCCGGGAACTCACGCGGACGACCCTGGAGGGGAAGATCGGCGCCGACAAGACCCTCACCCTCGTCGCGAGCAACATCGAACGCGTCGGCGAGGGCCGCATCGTCCACGGGGACGGCGCGGTGTACCAGCGGGTGCGGTACGACGCACTCGTCTTCGCCCCGGCGCTCCAAGAGATCGTCGAGGGCACGGTCGTCGAGATCCTGAAGTTCGGCGCCTTCATCCGGTTCGGTCCGCTCGATGGGCTCCTGCACATCTCGCAGGTCATGGACGACCGCGTGGACGTCGACGAGGAGGGCCAGCGTCTGATCGGCAAGGACACCAAGCGAGATCTGCGGATCGGCGACAAGGTCCGCACGCGGATCGTCGCCGTCTCCCTGAACGAGCGCGCGCCGCGCGAGTCGAAGATCGGCCTGACGATGCGGCAGCCCGCGCTGGGCAAGCTCGACTGGATCGAGGAAGACCGAGCGCGAGCGGAAGGGCGGGCGCGGAAGAAGAGGGGCTGAGCGATGGTCGTCAAAATCCCGAAGGCATGCAAGAACTGCGGCCACGTGACCGACGAGGACAAGTGCCCGCTGTGCGGCGGCGATACGTCGAAGGACTGGCAGGGCTACGTGATTATCGTCGACCATCCCCGGTCCGAGATCGCGAAGAAGATGGGCATCCATGTCAACGGGAAGTTCGCCCTCCGCGTTCGATGAATTCGCGC
Protein-coding regions in this window:
- a CDS encoding DNA-directed RNA polymerase: MYQRVQREDTVRIPPERLGEDIDTVSRELTRTTLEGKIGADKTLTLVASNIERVGEGRIVHGDGAVYQRVRYDALVFAPALQEIVEGTVVEILKFGAFIRFGPLDGLLHISQVMDDRVDVDEEGQRLIGKDTKRDLRIGDKVRTRIVAVSLNERAPRESKIGLTMRQPALGKLDWIEEDRARAEGRARKKRG
- the spt4 gene encoding transcription elongation factor subunit Spt4; the encoded protein is MVVKIPKACKNCGHVTDEDKCPLCGGDTSKDWQGYVIIVDHPRSEIAKKMGIHVNGKFALRVR
- a CDS encoding sodium-translocating pyrophosphatase; this encodes MAQVDLSWVIPLAVLAGLGFAALLTRDVLRRDTGSDAMREIAEAIQQGARAFLRRQYKTIALIAATLAVLFAVALGLQRGYVAGLETAGAFALGATFSALSGYIGMHIAIRSNIRSAAGSLKSFNDALVTALRGGAVSGVSIVSLSLAGVAILYYGYGALGPLANPTTYTACINTGLFTAAQCTAQAMEDSLVLSIVGFGFGASLVALFAQLGGGIYTKAADVGADLVGKVEAGIPEDDPRNPAVIADLVGDNVGDCAGRGADLFESTAAENIGAMVLGVVLFQYFGVAGVIFPLVARGFGVIASIAGVLVVRAGEEEAPMTALNRGYIVASVLAAILFGVAAWAMLNPTLPTATGGLTWAYYWLCGITGMLTAVIYVWVTQYYTEARYRPVREIASASETGPATNIISGFSVGLEATAIPAVVVSIAILASYWLGESTGIRGGGIYGTAIATMGMLATAAYILAMDTFGPIVDNGAGIIEMSGMSESARRNMDKLDAAGNTTKALTKGYAVGSAALAAFLLFNAFLTEARVSAVDLAHPETFIGAFLGGALVFLFSAYAIRAVGRAAWAIIKDVRDQFHEDSGIMSGTSKPDYARSVDIATRSALREMVIPGLLAVGTPIAVGFFFRFVRITPGLLAGEPLGGTLMVGTIAGVLMALALNTGGGAWDNAKKFIEAGNLGGKGSATHKAAVVGDTVGDPFKDTAGPSLHILVKLLSTITLVIAPLLI